The segment TGCTTCGGAAGCTATCTGGGTATCAGCCATAGGAAGAAACTCTTCTAAAGCTTCCAGTATAACTACATTAGAGCCTAATCTTGACCATACACTTCCTAATTCAAGACCAATTGCTCCTGCGCCAATTACTCCTAAATTTCCTGGTACTTTCTTTAATCTTAGTGCTCCAGTAGAATTAAGAATTATTTCTTGATCTATATTCAATCCCGGCAAATCTATTGGTTTAGATCCTGTTGCTATTATAATTTTATCTCCAAAAACCTCTTTAACTGAGCCATCTTTTAGATTAATTAGTACCTTATTTGAATCCTGAAGAATAGCCTCTCCCATTAAGGTATTGACCTTATTTAACTTAAAGAGTCCTGCTACTCCTGATGTCAATCCAGAAACAATCTTGTCTTTCCGAGACATCATAGATTCAATATTCATCTTTAGATTTTCTAATTCAATACCATGTATTGAAAAATCTGATGAAGCATTTCTAAAATGATAGGAACTATCTAACAAAGCTTTCGAAGGTATACATCCCACATTAAGGCAAGTTCCCCCTAAAATTGCTGTTTCTTCAGATCCACATTTCTCAATACAAAGAACATTAAGTCCTAATTGTGCGGATCTTATGGCAGCTACATAACCACCTGGACCTGAGCCTACAATAATTACATCGTAGTGATCGGACATACTTCCTCCTTTTATACTTTTTTCTTTCTTTGTACCAATTTATTTTTAATTTCTGATATTGCCTTTGTAGGATTTAACCCTTTAGGACAAACAGAAGTACAATTCATAATTCCGTGACATCGATAAACACTAAAAGCATCCTCTAAATTATCTAACCTTTCTTCAGTAGCTTCATCTCTTGTGTCAGCTATAAATCTCCAAGATTGTAATAAAGCAGCTGGGCCCAAAAATTTATCTGGGTTCCACCAAAACGAAGGACAAGCTGTCGTGCAACAACCGCAAAGTATACATTCATACAAACCATCTAACTCTTCACGTTCTTCGGGAGACTGAGTTCTTTCTTGTTCTGGAGCATTAGTTTCTGTAATTAGATATGGCTTTACTTTTTCTAATTGATCAAAAAATTGCTTCATATCAACAATCAAATCTCGAATTATAGGAAGGCCAGGTAAAGGTCTTAAAATTATTTTATTATTTCTTAAAACTTCTGATAGAGGAGTCACGCAAGCCAATCCATTCTTTCCATTTATATTCATACCATCTGAACCACACACTCCTTCTCTACATGACCTTCTATAGGCAAGTGAAGGTTCTTTCTCCTTCGCTAAATGTAAAAGATCTAAAACCATAATATCTTTTTCAGCAGGCACATCTATTTCTAATTCCTGCATGTAAGGATCCCTATCATCTTTTTCTTGATAACGATAAACGCTTAAGGTGACTGTTTTATATTCCGTAAAAGGAATGGACTCTAGAGGTATAGTTGAGCTCATCTCAATAAGACCTTACTGCTGGTTGAAAAGCTTGGACTGTTTTGGGTCTAAAATTAACCTCTCTTTTTGAAACGGATTTATCTGAAGAAAAATAGATAGAGTGTGCTAACCAATTCTCATCATCGCGATCAGGAAAGTCATCTCTGGCGTGAGCTCCTCTGCTTTCTTTTCTTTCGTTTGCTGTGATAGCAGTTGCTTCTGCAACTTCGAATAGATTTTGCATCTCTAATGCTTCTATTCTAGCTGTATTAAACTCTGACGATTTATCTGGCATAAAAATATTATCTACATCCTCATGCATATTTTCAATTTCTTTTATCCCAACTTGCATAAGATCTTCTCGTCTGAATACACCAAAATTCGTTTGCATATTTTCCTGCATCTCTTTTTTTAATTCGCTAGCTTGCTTCCCTTGAGAAGATTCATTAAGTTTATTAAGTCTTTCTGCTGCTTTTTCTATGTCATCAGCATTTGGTTTAGCTAATTCTATACCTTGTTTCATCGATTTTTCTATATGGATTCCTGCTGCTCTTCCAAATACAACTAGATCTAATAAAGAGTTACCACCTAGTCGATTTCCACCATGAACCGAGACACAAGCTACCTCACCAGCTGCATATAGACCTTTCACTGGAGTATCCTCTCCATTAATCCTTGTTAAAACCTCACCATTTAAGTTTGTAGGGATTCCTCCCATCATATAATGACAAGTGGGTACAACTGGGATAGGGGAGACTGCAGGGTCAACACCTGCAAAAGTTTTAGAAAGTTCAGTTACTCCTGGCAATCTCTTATGCACCACTTCAGGTCCTAAATGATCTAACTTTAAATATATATGATCTGCCTTTGGTCCCACACCTCTTCCTTCTATAATTTCTAGCGCCATAGATCTTGCTACAACATCTCTGCCAGCTAGATCTTTTGCGTTTGGGGCATATCTTTCCATGAATCTTTCACCATCTTTATTTATCAAGATACCGCCTTCCCCTCTGCATCCCTCAGTTACCAAAGTACCTGCTCCATAGATTCCTGTAGGATGAAATTGCCACATTTCAATGTCTTGTACTGGCAAGCCTGCTCTTAAAGCCATTCCTATTCCATCTCCAGAATTAATTAAAGCATTTGTTGTAGAAGCATATATCCTTCCCGCTCCTCCAGTAGCTAAAACTGTTGCTTTTGATCTTATAAAACATATTTCTCCACTTGCTATCTCAAAAGCAACAACTCCGACCACATCTTTATTGACATTTAGAACAAGATCAACGACAAACCACTCATTTAAAAAACTTGTTCCCGCTTTTAAATTGGCTTGATACAAAGTATGAAGTAAAGAATGACCGGTTCTATCTGCAGCTGCACAAGTCCTAGATGCTTGACCTCCTTTTCCGTAATCTTTAGATTGGCCACCAAAAGGTCGCTGATAAATTCTTCCTTCTTCTGTTCTTGAAAATGGTAATCCCATATGCTCCAATTCAAAAATTGCCTTTGGGCCAACGCTACACATATATTCAATTGCTTCTTGATCACCTATATAGTCTGACCCTTTTACAGTATCAAACATATGCCATCTCCAATCATCATCCGGATCATCACTGGCTATAGCACAAGTAATGCCTCCTTGTGCCGAGACAGTATGAGATCTAGTAGGAAAAACCTTAGATAAGACGGCAGTATTAAGGCCAGATTGAGCAAGCTGCAAGGAGGCTCGCATACCCGCACCCCCTCCTCCAATAATAATCCCATCAAAATCTTTAACTGGAAGATCTTTAGCCGTAATAGTTTCGTTTACTAACATAATTGTTTACCAAATAATAAAAAGTGACCAAATCAGGATTATTAAAATAATTAGAGCACAAATTAATCTATAACCTCCATAAATATATCTTGAAAATGATCCTAACATGCGCGGAGTCAAGTAATCAGTGCCGACTACCCAAGTACCTAACCATGCATGAATAGAAAAAGCCATAGTGCTAAGGGAAGTAAATATTTTCATCCAGAAGGAATTATATAATTGATTCCAAAAATCAAAACTAATAGGAGAATTCAAAATAAGAATTGAGCTTACAACCAGAAAATAAGCTGCAAGAATAATTGCTGAAATTCTAATCCATATATAGTCTCTAGTTCCTGAACCTAATATTCCTTTCATGTCTACCATAAAAATACTATGGATAATAAAAGAGAGCACATAAATAAAAAAAGAGTTACCCAACTTAGTATTTGGGAAGATCGAAGAGTTTCTCCTATTCCAAAAAAATCTGCTAATAGATGCTTTATGCCAGCCAGGAGATGATAGAGAAAAGCTGACACCATAAGTATCATAAAAACTTTTAAAAATGGTGTTTCAAGTTGGACAAGTAGAGATTGAAAACTTGATTTAGAGCTTAATGAACGATCTAAAATCCAAACAAAAGATAAAAAACCAAAAAAGATAGCTACTCCACATATCCTATGTAATATTGATACAACACCACTTATAGGCAAATGCATTGTAGTTAAATCTAAATTTACAGGTCTAGTATCTTTTTCAATCACTGTATTAATTTTGAATTATTTTAGGTCTTAGGCGCGACGAGGAGTTAATTATAGATTGAGTAAAGGTTAATGCAATGACTATTTATCGAGATTTAAACTTGGTAAAAGTAAGAAAATTAAGATTAAAATAGGTAGAATCATCATAAATGGCAGGTCTCTAGAAATTTCGTATAAAAAACCACCACTTAAAGGCCCTATAGTAAAGCCAAGTCCAGGAGCAACCATGGCTAAGCCTACAGCAGCGCCTTGATTTTTAGAACTCGAATTCAAAGAAGCTGTTGCTGTATACCCTGGTGAAGCAAGACCCATTGCAATACCTATTGACGACATCCCAAAAACGATAATCAAAAAATTAGGTGAAAAAACTATTAATAATGATCCTGCAGCAAAAAAAGGTAATGAATACTTCAACAAATTAATCGATGGTCCAATGTATTTTTGAACAAAAGTTAGTTGTACTAAGATAGAAGCCGCTGCCATAGAACCAAGTGATGCAGCAGAATAAGAGGCCGTCTGATAGAAATCAAAGTTAAATCTATCTTGAAGATAAAAAGCAGTGACTGATTGAATAATTGCAAAAGAGATAAAAACAAGCGTACCAATTACCATCAGTAATCTTAAGTTCTTATCTAGTACTTTACTGAAATCTTCTTGTCCAGCTAGATCTATTGCCTTCAATTCAGATTCAGGTAAATAAATAAATACTACAATAAATATTAATAATGTAATGAGAGTCATTATTAGAATAGGAGTCAGTAAACTTAATGATGGCGTGTCTGAACTAAAAAAACTAAAACCTACTAAAGTTCCAACCAGAACGGGACCTAAAATAGTTCCTAAATTATTTGCTGCTCCAAACTTACCCATCCCTGCAGACCTTTCTTCTTCTGAAGTTATATCTGCGATATAAGCTCCAGTAGCAGGGCGCTGACCAGCTACCAAAGAAGAATTCAAGATCCTTACAAATAAAATTAACGAGAAAATAAAAATAAAAGAAAAAGTCTTAGTAAGGCCTTGGTAGACAATAAATGAAAACAACAATGTAGTAATAACATACCCAATCAAACCCAATAATAAAACTTTTTTTCTTCCTACTCTATCGCTCAATCTTCCCCAAGAAGGAGTTAACACCAAAAAAACTAAAGAAGAAGTGGAGATGATTGATGTTATTTGAGTTTCAGTAAATCCAAATTCCCTTCCCAGGATAGGCATGATTTGCCAATATACTGACTGGCCCATGCTTATAAAAACAATAGCCATCATAAGAACCCAGATAATTCTATCTGAGTTTTTGTGACTTTGAGAAATTATATTACTCACTCTCTTTATCCAGTCTCAATAGAAATGCATATTCCATTGCTACTTCATTGAGACTAGCAAATCTTCCACTAACCCCGCTATGACCTGCCTTTAGATTCATTTTCATAATAATGGGGTTCAAAGATGTAGAATAATCTCTTAGTTTGGCTACATATTTTGCTGGCTCAAAATACTGAACTTGGGAGTCCCAAAATCCGGCTGTCACGAATATAGCTGGATAAAATAATGCTTTGATATTGTCATAAGGAGAGTAACTAAGCATATAATTAAACTCATCTTTATTTTCTGGATTTCCCCACTCTTCGTACTCTCCAGTTGTAAGAGGGATAGAAGGATCAGACATAGTGGTTATTACATCAACAAAAGGAACATTAGAAATTATGCCTTTAAAAAGTTCTGGTTCCATATTTATAACGGCACCCATTAATAAACCACCAGCGCTTCCTCCTCCTGCATAAACTTTATTTGGAGAACCAAAACCTAAATCTATTAGTTCTTTTGTGGTATCAATAAAATCATAGAAAGTATTTTTCTTCTTGAACATTTTACCATCTTCATACCATGCCCTTCCAAGCTCTTGTCCACCTCTAACATGTGAAATGGCATATACAAATCCCCTATCTAGTAAAGAAAGTCGAGTTGAACTAAAGCTTGCATCAATTGAGTGGCCATAGGACCCATAACCATAAATGAATAATGGATTCACACCTTTTACAAACTTATCTTTTCTATACACTAATGACACGGGAACATAGGTTCCATCGCGAACTTTTATATTTAATCTCTTAACAAGATAATTATTTTTTTCGAAATTACCCTTTACTTCAGCCTCTTTCAAAAGGACTTTTCTCGCCGTTTTCAAAGAAACTGAATATATGCTATCTGGTACTCTTAGACTGCTATATCCAATATTTAACTTACTTGTCTCATATTCTGGATTAGCAGATAAATATAAACTATAAGACGGATCATTGAACTTTAGTGTCTTTTGATTTTTTGCTTGAGGATCGAAAATTAATATCTGGCTAAGACCTTTTACTCTTCTTTTAATCACCAAATTAGAAGGAAAAGTTAAAAATGATTGTATTAGTTGATCTTTGTTATGCTTGATTAACTCTTTCCATTTATTTTTCTTATGTACTGCACTAATTTTTGACTCCATGATCCTAAAATTCTTTGCCTTCCAGTTAGTCAATATAACAAATCTATCTCCATCATCTTCAATAGAGTAAATATGATCATCTTCTCTTGGTAAAACTACTAAAAGCTTTGATAGAGGCTTATCAGCCTCCATTAACCTAACCTCTGAACTATTAGAACTACTTATATCTAATTCTATATATTTCTTTGATCTAGAGTTTCCTACCGACAAATAAAAAGTATCGTCTCTCTCCTCGTAGACTAGTTCATCCAGATTTTGATTTTCTCCAATAGAGTGCCTGTACAACCTATAAGGTAATAAAGTTTCTGGATGCCTAAGGACATAAAAAAAGAAATTTCCATCTGCAGACCACGCCATATCTCCAGATGTATTTTTTAGAGATATCTCAGATTCTTTTTGCGAATCAATGTCACGAAAAAATATTTCATACTCTCTCCTGCCCGACACATCTTGAGCATAGGCAATAATATTTTCAGAAGGTGCAATACTCCAGTTTGCTATTTGATAAAACTCAGATCCTGATGCAAGTTCATTTACATCTAAAATTACATTCTCCTTGCTATTCTTAGATTTTCTTCTTACATATATTGGATGTTCCTTTTCGGGCTTATATCTCCTGAAGTACTCAAAAGAGCCCATCCTAATTGGCACCGAATCTTCCTTTCTTGGAACCCTTGAAACAATTTCATCAAATAATTCTTTTCTAGAATCAAGATCAGATTTAAACCACTTCTCTGTGTATACATTTTCTTTCTTCAAATGACTAATAATTTTCTTACTTTTTCTAGAATCATCCCTCATCCAATGATAGTTATCTATCCTTTCAACGCCATGAGCTTGCATTACAAAAGGGATCTTTTCTGGATTTGGAGCAGTATTTTTCATATTTTCTTTTACACTAGAAGAAGTAAAGACCTGAGAAGATGCAAAGACTAACAGAAAAAAGAAATATCTTATTGAAGTATTCAATTTTATTTACTTCTTTTTTTAATAATGCGCCTACGTTTTTTCTTTTGCCTCTCGGTCAGCAAATTCTTCTTATCTTTAAAAGGGTTATCACTATCTTTCATCCTGATAGATAATGGACTTCCAGATAAATCAAGATGTGCCCTAAAAAAATTCTCTAAATATTTAATGTAAGAGGCTTGAAGTAAAGAAGTATTATTGCCATGAATAATTATAGTTAAAGGGTTTTTACCTCCCAAATGGGCATACTTCAACTTAGGTCTAAATCTACCTGACATAGTTGGAGGCTGGTTTTCTATAGCTAGTCTTAATAGTGAATTCATCTCAGAAGTATCTAAATCTTGATTAGCTGCCTTATAAGTCTCGAGGGAAACTTTTAAGAGTTTACCTATCCCCTTTCCTTCTTTGGCTGAAATAAAAACACGCCTTATATAAGGAGAAAATCTAAGTTTTCTTTCTATCTGAATTTCCAGATCCTTCTTATCCTCAGCTTTCAAGATATCAACCTTATTAATACCTAAAATTACAGATTTTCCCATAGCTAATGTCAGACTTATTAAAGTAATATCTTGATCTACAATATTTTCAGAGCCATCAATTAATAAAATTGCTAAATGAGAATTTCTAATTGCAGAAATCGATTTTCTAACAAAAGACTTTTCATTAAACTCTTGAATTGACCTTTTTCGTCTCATCCCTGCTGTATCTACTATGGAAATTTTTTTACCTCTATATACAAATTCATCTTCTATAGAATCTCTTGTTGTGCCTGCTTCAGATGAAACTACCGCCCTTTCCTTTCCTAATAATTTATTTAATAAAGTTGACTTACCTACATTTGGCCTCCCAATAATAGTGACTGTCATATTTTTAGATCCTATGTCTTCGTCTTCAGATATATCTGACTCCCTCAGAATATCGCCTAAATCTCCTATACCTCTATTATGTGCTGCTGAAATATATAGAACTTCATCGTAGCCTAAGATGGAAAATTCATTAACTTCAGAATTATCAGAGACTGAATCTATTTTATTTACAACCGGAATTATTTTTTTATTAGCCTTTCTTAGTTTATTAGAAATTTCAGTATCCAAAGGTTGTAGGCCTTCTTTAGCATCTAAAATTAAAAGAAAAGTATCTGCTTCATCTATAGCAAATTCAGTTTGCTCTAAAATCTGTTGACTTAAATTTCCAGTAGCGCCTATACCCCCTGTATCAATCAAAACAATCGACGAATCTCTTAATTTGCCATACTTTCTATCTCTTGTTAATCCAGGATAATCAGCAACTACCGATGAGTTAGATCTAGTTAAAAGATTAAAGATTGTTGATTTACCAACATTTGGTCTGCCAATAAGGGCAACTATTGATGACATGCAAAACCTCGAAATGGATTTGTATGATTATAATAAATTAATTCACTGATAGTGATATTAATAAGCCCGATTTATCAGTTGCAAGGATAGAATTGGAAAAAGTTACTATATGATCTATTGCCTTACCAGAGATCTTCTTTCTACCTATCAAATCTCCATTCTTCGAATCAAGAATATGAATATATCCTTCTGAATCTCCTACAATAATATTACTCTGCAAGTTAACGGGCGACGTTAATCCTCTTAATTTTAATCCAGCTTGTTGCCAAAGAGTTATTCCTGTAGATAAACCGAAACCTTCAATTATATCTTTGGCGTTTATACCAACTATTCTAGACCTTACATTAGTTAAATCTTTTGTGGTTGAAAACTTTTCTTGCCATACAGGCCTACCATTTGTTAAATCTATAGAAGTAATATTTCCTTGGTAACTTGCAGCCACATAGAACTTTCCATCTATGACAGCCTGCCCATCTATATCAACTATTCTTTCAAGTTCTGACTTACCTTCGTTAATTGAAAGCGGCAATTCCCATCTAACCGAACCTGAGTCTGAAGAAATCATAACTGCTTTACCATTTGCAAAAGTAGCTATTACTTGACCTCCTGCTATTAGCGGAGTAGAAGTTCCTCTTAGACTTAGATTTGGAACTTTAGAGGAGTAAACCCAATCAATTGCACCACTTTTAAAATCAAGAGCTGTAACTTTTCCATCAGAAGTTTGAGCTATCACTATAGAACCATCTGTAACAGGAGGAGATAGAATTTCGCTTGTTAATTGAGTTCTCCATAACTGAATCCCATCCTTAGAGTTAAAAGCCACAATTTCTCCATCTAAGGTTCCAATGAAAATTTTCTTGTAACCAAATCCAGTGGAGGCAGAAATATAATCACGAGTTTTTTTAACCCATATTTCTTTTCCTGTAGTTGAAGATAAGGATACAATTTCTCCCTCACTAGAAGCAAAATAAATAAAATCATTAGTAATGACTGGTATATTAGAACCAAATCCTATTTCTGGACCTATCTTCTTCTTCCAAAGGATTGTAACTTTAGTCTTGTTATTAAATTCCTGTAATTCAGCAGGAAGTTCTATCTCTTCTTCATCATCGCCCCAAAATTTAAGCCCAGAAAGACTAGAAAAGTTTGCACATCCGGAGATCAAAATAATTAGTACAGAAAATAAAAGAAATTTGGGATTAAAATTTCTCATTTCTCATCTTTTAGATCAGCTATTTTCATAGAAATTATATTCCGTAAAAGTTGGCTTTGGTATAGATTTAATGCCTCTAAATAATTTATTTTAGCGCCCTCTAAGTCTCCTAATTTAATTAAGGCATCGCCTTTTAATTCGAATAATTCTGCAGACATAATCGATGCACTTTCTGCTAAGTCAATTGCTTCTTGAGGCCTATCTTCTAATAATAGCTTAATCAATCTTATTCTAGATATCTCTGCAAGAGGCTTCTCTTCAGAGAACCATGTATCAGAAGCCCTGTTCAGAACCCATCTCAGTTCTTTCTCAGCACTAATAGTGTCTTCTTTAGCAACATAGTATTTTGCTAAATAAAGGGCTAAAAGGTCTGCATAGCCAGAAGATAAATATTGATTTTTTATCCTTAGAGCCTCATCTATCATCTCATCCGAAGGCAATTCTCCTTCAATGTATGAACCAGTAAATTTTTCAAAGTCATTTGAAGCGTTGATAGAGGTTTTTAAGGAAGAATTTTTGAAATAATCCCAACTTAGAATCCCGATTGAAAATAATACTAAAATAGTCAATAAGAGATATTTATACTTATCCCACCATTCTCTTGCTTTTTCTAACTGCTCGTCTTCTGAAAAATTATTAGACATAACTAATTTATATAAGTTTTAATTTCTTTTACTAGATTTACAAAAGAAACTTCTTTTTGTTCTTTTTGATTTCTAAGATCTTTAATGGAAACCTTTTTTTTCTGTAGTTCATTATCTCCCAGTATTAATGCCAACCTTGATCCCTCCTTATCCGCTCTCTTTAATTGCGTAGCTAATTTTTCAGGTCCAAAGTGAAGCTTAATCTTTAACGAAGGAAGAGAATCTCGTATTTCTTCAGTTAATTTTTGAGCAACAGAAAAACTATTATCTCCTATGCAGATAAAATATGCATCCAATTGGTTAAATTTATCAGTAGATTGGTTATCCATTTGATCTAATAAAAGTATAACTCTTTCTAGTCCTATGGAAAAACCTACTCCAAAAGATTCCTTTCCACTTATTTTTTGAACCAATCCATCATATCTTCCACCTCCACAAATAGAATCTTGGGATCCTAATAGATTAGTTTTCCATTCAAAAACAGTATCATTATAATAATCTAAGCCTCTAACTAAATTTGAGTTCAATTCAAATTTTATACCACTATCTTCAAGTAAATTTAAAACTTCGCTTAAGTAATTTTTACTTTGCGAATCCAAAAAGTCATATATTTTTGGAGCATCTTTAAGAATATCTTGAATTTCTGAAGACTTTGAATCTAAAATTCTAAGTGGGTTTTTTTCAATTCTTGTTATAATTTCTTTATTGAAATCTGATTTAAAATTATCTAAATAACTTTTTAATTCGAAAGTATATTTCTTTCTCGAAGTTTCATTACCTAGACTATTTATTTCAAGCTTTATACCATCGTTTATCCCTATTGCCCTCCAGAGTCTAGCTGAGAGCATAATTACTTCAGCATCAATATTGGGCGTCTTCATTCCATAAGCTTCAACACTAGCTTGATGAAATTGTCGAAATCTTCCCTTTTGGGGTCTTTCATGTCGAAACATTGGCCCCATATACCAAAGTCTAGGGCTATCTGTTCTAATAAGATCATTTTCAAGACAAGCCCTTAAACAGCCTGCTGTACCCTCAGGCCTCAATGAAATGCTGTCTCCTCCTCTATCCAAAAAAGTATACATTTCTTTCGAAACAATATCAGTTTGTGCTCCTATAGAGCGATCAAATAATTCAGTAAATTCTAATAATGGGAATCTAATTTCTTCATACCCATAAGAACTAAATACATTTCTTATTTGATTTTCTATTAATTGCCAAGATTGTATTTCAGCTGGAATAATATCTTGCATGCCCCTTATAGTTTTAGTTTTGATCATAGTTAATTATTTTATTGATTTAATAATAACCTCATCAGTTTTTTTGTTGGAGGGCTCTTTGATCTTTCTTCTTATTAGTCTTTCGAAGTGATCAACCAAAGACTCACTATCTATTTTGTGATCAGGTTTCCCATCTATATAAATTAAATTCTTGGGTGAAGCTCCAGTAACGCCAATTGAAACATGCTTAGATTCTCCCGGCCCATTAACATAACAACCTATAACTGCCACATCTAGACTTTCTTGAATGTCTTCAAGTCTACTTTCTAATTGATTCATTGTACCAATAACATCAAAATTCATTCTAGAACAGCTCGGACAAGCAATAAAATTTATCCCCTTTGACCTTAATCTTAAGCTTTTTAAAATATCAAATCCTACCTTAATCTCATTTTCCGGTTCAGAAGCTAAAGAAATTCTTATTGTGTCCCCAATACCTTCCATTAATAATGAGCCGATACCAACTGATGATTTAACAGTGCCTGACCTAAACCCGCCTGCTTCTGTTATTCCAAGATGAAGGGGTTGATCTATCAAGTTAGATATTTTTTTATAACTTTCTATAGTCATATAAACATCTGACGCTTTAATACTTAATTTAAAATCGTCAAAATTCAAGGAGGACAGGATATCCACATGATTCATAGCTGACTCTACTAAAGCGTCTGGATTAGGCTCTCCATATTTCTTTTGCAGCTTCTTCTCTAATGAGCCTGCGTTAACACCAATTCTTAAAGGAATACTATTATCCTTAGCACAAGAAATAATTTCCTTGACCTTGCTCTTATTACCGATATTTCCTGGATTAATTCTAATACAATCTGCTCCAGCTTTAATTGACTTAATTGCCAAGCTATAATCAAAATGAATGTCTGCAACCAAAGGAATTAAAACTTGTTTTTTGATGGCTCTAAAACCTTCTAAAGATTCTTCATCTGGCACTGAAACTCTAATAATATCTGCACCAACCTTCTCCAATCTTTTAATTTGATGCACGGTTGAATCAACATCAGGCGTCTTGGTATTTGTCATGCTTTGGACAGTTATAGGTGCATCTCCTCCCACAGGCACATTTCCTACCATGATCTTTTTAGTTTTTCTTCTCTTATCTTGAAATGGTGAATTCATTACATGTTCCTGAAGGTAATACAATACAAGCAACATTAGTTGTCTTATTGTAAGATTTCATTAAATCAACTTTTTCTTCATTAAAAAACAAATCAACGTTATTAACATTACCGATTAAAACTCTTACCGGGAGCTCTACTTCTATATTAAGCGAAGACCCTTTCTCTTTTAAGCTATATTCTATAGATTTATTTCCATCTGACACCTCTACCCAACTTTCGCCAATAAAGTTCATTGATAATTTATCTACTAAACTTATAAATTCACCAATATTAAGATCTTCTTCTTGCAAAGAAATTAATCCTTCATCCTGTGCATACATCAATGTTTTCTCCTTAGATATGATGCCAGTATTGATATCCTTTTCTTGATCTGTGATTACAATGTCTATCTGCTCCACCTTATTTTCTTTAAAATTCATTGATTTAAATAAGTTAGAGATAGCTAACAATATGAAAAGAAAAGAAAGAAAAAGCCAATATTTGTATTTTTTTAAATTATAAAATATATCTTTTTTTGATAAATTCTCGTCTTTTTTTTCCGAGATATTTTTTGAAAATAAATAATTATTGTAAGATTTTAAGATCTTATCTGGATCAAGATCCAATTTTTTACAGTACGCTCTTAGATAGCCTTTTACGTAAGTTGGGCCTGGTAAACTATCATATTCTCTAGACTCTAAGGCTTCTAAAAATGAAACAGATATTTTTAACTCTTTAGACAAATCCTTAATTTTGAGGTTCTGTTTCTCTCTCTCTACTC is part of the SAR86 cluster bacterium genome and harbors:
- the sdhA gene encoding succinate dehydrogenase flavoprotein subunit, with the translated sequence MLVNETITAKDLPVKDFDGIIIGGGGAGMRASLQLAQSGLNTAVLSKVFPTRSHTVSAQGGITCAIASDDPDDDWRWHMFDTVKGSDYIGDQEAIEYMCSVGPKAIFELEHMGLPFSRTEEGRIYQRPFGGQSKDYGKGGQASRTCAAADRTGHSLLHTLYQANLKAGTSFLNEWFVVDLVLNVNKDVVGVVAFEIASGEICFIRSKATVLATGGAGRIYASTTNALINSGDGIGMALRAGLPVQDIEMWQFHPTGIYGAGTLVTEGCRGEGGILINKDGERFMERYAPNAKDLAGRDVVARSMALEIIEGRGVGPKADHIYLKLDHLGPEVVHKRLPGVTELSKTFAGVDPAVSPIPVVPTCHYMMGGIPTNLNGEVLTRINGEDTPVKGLYAAGEVACVSVHGGNRLGGNSLLDLVVFGRAAGIHIEKSMKQGIELAKPNADDIEKAAERLNKLNESSQGKQASELKKEMQENMQTNFGVFRREDLMQVGIKEIENMHEDVDNIFMPDKSSEFNTARIEALEMQNLFEVAEATAITANERKESRGAHARDDFPDRDDENWLAHSIYFSSDKSVSKREVNFRPKTVQAFQPAVRSY
- the sdhD gene encoding succinate dehydrogenase, hydrophobic membrane anchor protein yields the protein MKGILGSGTRDYIWIRISAIILAAYFLVVSSILILNSPISFDFWNQLYNSFWMKIFTSLSTMAFSIHAWLGTWVVGTDYLTPRMLGSFSRYIYGGYRLICALIILIILIWSLFIIW
- a CDS encoding MFS transporter; translated protein: MSNIISQSHKNSDRIIWVLMMAIVFISMGQSVYWQIMPILGREFGFTETQITSIISTSSLVFLVLTPSWGRLSDRVGRKKVLLLGLIGYVITTLLFSFIVYQGLTKTFSFIFIFSLILFVRILNSSLVAGQRPATGAYIADITSEEERSAGMGKFGAANNLGTILGPVLVGTLVGFSFFSSDTPSLSLLTPILIMTLITLLIFIVVFIYLPESELKAIDLAGQEDFSKVLDKNLRLLMVIGTLVFISFAIIQSVTAFYLQDRFNFDFYQTASYSAASLGSMAAASILVQLTFVQKYIGPSINLLKYSLPFFAAGSLLIVFSPNFLIIVFGMSSIGIAMGLASPGYTATASLNSSSKNQGAAVGLAMVAPGLGFTIGPLSGGFLYEISRDLPFMMILPILILIFLLLPSLNLDK
- a CDS encoding succinate dehydrogenase iron-sulfur subunit, yielding MSSTIPLESIPFTEYKTVTLSVYRYQEKDDRDPYMQELEIDVPAEKDIMVLDLLHLAKEKEPSLAYRRSCREGVCGSDGMNINGKNGLACVTPLSEVLRNNKIILRPLPGLPIIRDLIVDMKQFFDQLEKVKPYLITETNAPEQERTQSPEEREELDGLYECILCGCCTTACPSFWWNPDKFLGPAALLQSWRFIADTRDEATEERLDNLEDAFSVYRCHGIMNCTSVCPKGLNPTKAISEIKNKLVQRKKKV
- the sdhC gene encoding succinate dehydrogenase, cytochrome b556 subunit; this translates as MIEKDTRPVNLDLTTMHLPISGVVSILHRICGVAIFFGFLSFVWILDRSLSSKSSFQSLLVQLETPFLKVFMILMVSAFLYHLLAGIKHLLADFFGIGETLRSSQILSWVTLFLFMCSLLLSIVFLW